In Patescibacteria group bacterium, the genomic stretch TCCCGAGCCCGCTGCGCGCGTCTCCGGTCCCGCGGACGTGCTGTCCCCACAGTACGAGCCCGATGGCCGTGGAAAGCGCCGGATCGCCGGCGCGGTCGATGACCGAGGAAATCCCGATAGGGGTGCCGATCGCGGCAGGCAGGCGCAGCACGGCCTTGGCCGCGTCGAGGATCCCGGCAAGGCGCGCGCCGCCTCCGGTGAGCACCACGCCGGCCGGAAGCATCCCGCTGCGGTCCACCTTGGCGAGCTCGCGGTCCACCATCTCGAAGATCTCCTGCACGCGGGCCTCTGCAATCTCCGCCACGAACCGGCGGCTCACCATCTCGTCCTCGGCGGCTCCCACGTCGGCGAGATTCACCTCTTCTTTCTTGTGCACGTCCTCGGGCATGCAGGTGCCAAAGTGGAGCTTGACCTGCTCGGCGACCTCGATGGAGGTGCGCAGGCCGATGGCGATGTCCGACGTCACGTGGTCGCCGCCCAAGGGAAGCACGGCCGTGTGGCGCACGTCCCCTTCCTCATACAGGGCAAGGCTGGTGGTGCTTGCCCCGATGTTCACCACGCACACGCCAAGCTCGCGCTGCCGATCGGTGACGACCGCCTCGGAGGTGGCGAGGATGGAAAACACCAGGTCCTCGATGTCGAGCCCGGTGCGGTACACGCATTTGGTGAGGGTGCGGAT encodes the following:
- the ftsA gene encoding cell division protein FtsA; its protein translation is MADEIYAGLDIGSQSIRVAVGKPVPAPGGKVQMHVIGAVEVPSSGIAKGTVTNLEDAVSSVSKALEQAERITGVPVSSAWVGISGSHIIAQESRGVVGVGRSDGEIRDEDVERAIEAARTVATPTNYEIIHVIPKSFIVDGQRGIKDPVGMNGIRLEVDALIIEGLSSQIRTLTKCVYRTGLDIEDLVFSILATSEAVVTDRQRELGVCVVNIGASTTSLALYEEGDVRHTAVLPLGGDHVTSDIAIGLRTSIEVAEQVKLHFGTCMPEDVHKKEEVNLADVGAAEDEMVSRRFVAEIAEARVQEIFEMVDRELAKVDRSGMLPAGVVLTGGGARLAGILDAAKAVLRLPAAIGTPIGISSVIDRAGDPALSTAIGLVLWGQHVRGTGDARSGLGKLFGKMRGVDKLGSIFKKMFGSMKP